Genomic window (Helianthus annuus cultivar XRQ/B chromosome 3, HanXRQr2.0-SUNRISE, whole genome shotgun sequence):
CACACATCAATATGACATATTCTACTTGTTAATCAATAATAAACtcaaaaacatgattaaaaaacaTACTTAACACATAAAATAGATAGTgaaaacataaattaaagtcgATTATTGGAGAAAGTATGAAGAACCGATGGAGAAGAGGGAGGGAGGAGCGGCTGAAGATGTTTACTAACGTTATTTTTTTTAGGGCAAAGAAGTAGCGGGCCTCAGTTAAACTCTATTAGAGACTATTGGGCCTAAATAAAAAACCCAAATCTGACCTGATTGGGCTGAAGCGTCGCTTCAAACCAATGGCGCTTCGGGCTTAAAGCGCGCTTCAAAACGCTTCACGTGATTTGTCGCTTCAGAGCAAAAAAAAGCGACAACCCTAGCGCTTCATCGCCTCACGCTTTAAgctcgcttttttaaaccaagttgAGACCATGTACCATGTTTTATGAGTTATTTGATCATGGACTCATGCAGCATGTAGTTGCTTGATTCTAGGTTctattttttcttgttttttataAACTTCGTTTTTAGTTAAACAAGTGTAGTGAGTTTTCCAATAGCTATTGTGATTCTCTCCTGCCTTATTTGGGGGCCTGAATCTTCGGGAAACAATCTTCCTTTCTTATATGGATTTCGAAACTTCTTTCACTGCACGTGCACCACTTATCTTCAATGATGGAGGCACATATGGAGGCAAATGATTTCTAGGAAGCCGTTAAGGAGGACTAAGGAGTTCCTCCTTTGCATGAAAACGCGAACATAGCgcaaataaagggttaaaaggaGATAATACAACTAAGTCAAAGACTAGAACGACGTTACCACTGAAGAATTTTGCCAGAACTATGACAACAAACTTGGCATGTAACGTGTTGAATTTCTTGAAAGAAGAGTATGCAGTAGGCTAAAGGAACAAGAGAATGCATATTCTCAACCTGATAAGAGAATTGGAACCTCAAAAGATGAAGGATGTAGAGACAATCAGAGAGTATTTTGGTAACTTGTCTCTGAAGTCTGAACTATCGATTAAGATTAGTTTGGCAGAATTGTTGAACGCGTTGCAACCACAAGAACAAAGAAAGCTAATGAAAGTGGAAGTATGTGCTACTTAAAGAGGTGCAGTAAAACTCAAGGACCAAAGGGAAAATGAAAAAAAGGCGTATCGCTATGAGAACTCAGGTTCTGATTCTTCTACATGAATGGAAGAACAGAATATGTTTTTTCTTCCTGGGTGTTCTTTAACCGAAACCCGAAAACCGACCCGAACAAAATTAACCCGAACCCAATTATGGTGTTACACGATTAACCCGAATCCGAACAAGATGGAACTCGAAACCTGAAAATAGTATTCAGGTCGGTAATTGGGTTAAAAAAAGTCAACCGGGTTGACCCTATTAACCCGAATTACATAAAAAAATGTCACTTATATTTATACATACATAATAAAAGAAAATTCTAAAGTTCCTTctatatgtttttgtttttttgttataATATGATGCTTTGTTTCAGTGTTTCGTTGGTTGTTTGAGCAACTAAAAGGATTCGGTTCGGTTGATATGATTTGacgttttctttttattttatacgATTGGTTGATATGGTTTGGTTTTGTGCTTATTGTATATGACGTTTTTTAGGTAATATATACGTTAAATGCATGGGTTTGAACGGAATATCGTATTGGGAGTGTTTTTAGTTGTCCTTTTGTGTTTTTTTACTTATAATCATGTTAAGTTAATTTGTAAAGTATGCATTGCAACTGTATACCGATTAACCCTACCCAAAACCGAATAACCCGAATTTTATATGGGTTGGGTTACGGATAGGATTCCCATAACAAAAAACCCGAATAACCCAAAACCCGATTAAAAAACCCGAAGAACACCCCTACCTGTAAGTAATATGGGCAGAAAGGTAATCCACCATTTAAATGTTGGAGGAGGCCAGATTAACAATGTTAGAAATGTTAGAAGATGAGACATCATCTGAAGATTCAACATTCAACATTATAATGTGAATGCTGGACAAGCTGCAAAACAAAAAGAGGAGTAACAATTATCTGTGGCAACGTGTTTTGCAACTAGCAATTCAAGTGACACGTAGCATATTGATATTGGTGCCACAAATCACATGACATTTGATCTTAGTCTCTTTAAAGACAAAGGAACTGTGGCATTTAAAGGCTCTTGAGATACAAAACTAATAGAAGATGTGTATTTTGTACCAGACATGCATCAAAAGATGCTAAGGATTGGTCAACTGCTTGAGAGAGGGTTCATAGTTATCTTTAACATCACTTATTTTCAAATCAAGGATGCATAAGGCAATGGTGTAGTTAAAGTAATGATGAAGGTGAGGAGCTTTACACTAGATCCTTCTGAGAAAGAGCAAAAAGCCTATTCTGCAACAAAGCTCAATACTGAAGTTTGGCGCAAAAGGCCAGGTCATTTTCTGCTACTGTGATAAATGTACAAAAGAAAGATCTTGATAAGTTTGTACTTTGTAGCTGCTTTACCAGATTGCAAGACTTGTTAGGTCAATTTCATATGGCTAGATGATTGTTGTATGTGAAGAGCGTGGTACACCGTACACGGAACTGATTGCATTTGGGTTTAAAAAAAGCCTTAGTGAAGCACCGTCTACATTAAAGGCGATGAAATCAATTTTGTTGCTGTTTCACTATATGCAGATTTCCATTACAGGAAGTAGTGGCAAGCTTGTTAAAAAGTTCAAAGAAGATACACAACATACTTTTGTGATGGCATATCAAGTAGAGATTACAAAGTTCAATCTATCTTTTATATCTGTACTGTATCAACTTGTTAAACCAGATTAAAAAGTTCAACCCCTATTAATTGTTGTTTACTTATTTATACAAAAGTGTTCTGTACTGTATCAACTTGCTAAACCAGATTACAAAGTCTGTCTAGCTTAATTGTTTCTAACTTTTGGTACATTCATTATCTGTGCCCTAATTATATAGCTATATAAATCATCATTTTACAATCTATCTTTTATATCTGTGCCCTGATTATATATAACTATATAGATCATCATTTTACAATCTATCTTTTATAGGTTGAAAATGGAAAAGCTCAGGCTGCTAACTTTCCGTTTTGTACAATTGAACCGAATGTTGGAATCGTTGCTGTTCCTGATCCACGTCTCCAAGTACTCTCTAATCTCAGCAAATCTCAACGGTCGGTTCCAGCATCTATCGAATTCGTAGATATTGCTGGCCTTGTGAAGGGAGCCAGTCAAGGGGAGGTTTAGAAAATATAATTTTCTTACTTTCTAATATAAGTTCTTAGATGTATTCTATATAAATTTAACCACTATTTGTTAACACAAATGCTTTGTCAATGATTGTCACAGGGCTTAGGTAATAAATTTTTGTCACATATACGTGAAGTGGATTCCATACTTCAGGTTTGTTGGCTTTTTAAAAATCTTAATTAAATGATTAATAAATCATTTGGTTATTTAATCTGTTATGTTTTAAATCTTTAATTTGCCCTTGTGTCAGGTTGTACGTTGTTTTGAAGATAACGACATTGTTCATGTGAACGGGAAAGTTGACCCCAAGTCAGATATTGATGTCATCAACTTAGAGCTAGCTTTCTCAGATTTAGACCAGGTATTATATATTACTATCACAATCGATTCTTACTAGTCTTTGATAACATGCTATAGCTGTAGCATTTTATAATAAGCTGAACTGATACAAGAAATGCAGATCGAGAAAAGAATAGAGAAACTCAAAAAGAGCAAAACTAGTAATTCACAAGTCAAAGCTAAGGTAAAACCGATTTCAGTTATGAGTTATCCGCATTGATTAATAATCATTCTTTTCATTACATGATTTTTTCTTTGCAATTGTTTGAATTTCAGGAAGAAGCCGAAAAGTCAGCCCTAGAAAAAATACAAGCGACACTAATGGATGGAAAACCAGCAAGATCAGTGGCTTTAACAGATTTTGAAAGGGAATCTATACAACATCTCTGTTTACTTACAATGAAGCCCGTGATTTATGTGGCAAATGTTGCGGAGTCTGATTTAGCTACACCTGAAAGTAATTCGTATGTGAATAATGTGAAGGAACTTGCTTCTGAATTAAAGTCTGGCATAGTAACTGTCTCAGCACAGGTACTGAAAATTTGATCATCTAGATTGTCATGTTTTATATATCAAGTTTTTTCTCTTATAAAGTTTTAAGTGTTGATGTGACTAAAATTAGGGTTTCAATTGCAGGTGGAGTCAGAGTTAACTGAACTCCCATTAGAAGAAAGAGCGGAATTTTTGACGTCTCTTGGTGTGGACGAGAGCGGGCTTGGAAATCTTATTAGGGCGACGTATAACCTTCTCGGCTTACGTACATACTTCACTTCTGGAGAAAAGGTGCGggaaactgttttttttttttaattagtgaTTTTTGTATACTTTACTCATaaaggattttttttttcattcttgTTGCAGGAAACTAAAGCATGGACAATACATGCAGGTTAAAGTTTAATCTAATTACATGTTctacaaaaataaattaataaataaattaaacgtGTTCATTTCAAGGCTAATATAACTAACAATACCCTTTGATGTGCTAGGAATGACTGCACCCCAAGCTGCAGGGGTTATCCATTCTGATTTCGAGAAAGGTTTCATTAGAGCAGAGACGGTGAGTGTGTTGGATAATAAGCCAAATACGTTTTCAGagtaaatcttttttttttgttggttatTATTCTATAATTATGTACTTTTTTAATGAATATTATCAGGTGGCATATAACGattttgttgctgctggttcaTTGTCAGCTGCAAGGGAGAAAGGACTTGTAAGTTGATTTTCTAATCTAAATCTCTGTAGCTTTGCTTTTGATGTTTTTCGTTAAAAGTAATGTGCTCATGAAGTTTTAACTCTTTAATGTTTTTCGTTATATGAATAAATCAGAATAGGCTTTAAATGGGTTGAATGAGTCATACTGGTTGAAAGTCGTCTAAATTTTTAattgtatatattatatataatgcATACAACCTTGTTAGTCTTGCTCATTAGAAAATTTATCTTATTTTTGTAACATTATTGTTTTTGTCATCATAATAACATTAATCATCTATGAATAATTCTAATTTCTAAAAATGGGCAAAAAGTGCTAGCGAGTTAGTTAACACGACACGGCATGTAGCATCGTACCAGATATAACACGTTTCAGTCCAaacctgttttgacccattaccgAGCCTGCCCATCTCGCCCATCTTGCCAACTCTATTCATGCAATCTGTTAATTCATATAAATTTCTCGTAATTTCATTTACACAAGGTCTATCCTTCTATATGCAGTTGAGGTCTGAGGGGAAAGAATATGTTGTACAAGAAGGCGATGTTATGTTGTTCCGGTTTAACGTCTAATGATGTTGGAGTAAACTATAAATTTTTGCCTCGCACAGTTATTAAGTCGTTCAACATACAATTTTCTTGAGGTAAGTTTCTCGCATGCGATACACTTAATTCATTTTCAAAAAATGATTTATTTATATGAAATTACAAAGCAAGGAACAAGTCAAGGGGTTATTCCTTTATAGACAAGGAACACTGTGATGATGTTGAGGTGGCTGATTTAAGGTTTTTGATATAAATAGATACAACTTGTTGATGGTATCAATTATATACTGTTAGTAGTGGTTTGTTGCCATTATTCTAGTTTTGATTGATTGGATTTGGATATATATTGCTGTTGCTTTTAATCAAACACATGGTGACTTAGAAGCTAGCTAATGTGGATGTTATGTGTCTTGCTTCCAACATCAAATCCTTTTGTGAAAAGATAATGTGCATTAACTGGCATATATGTTTCttcaaaaaattaaaatttaatagcgatttgattgtatatttaattatttattgacATTGTGCTTGTTTTCCACCATCTTTGTGGTAGGGTCCAATGGGGTGAGAATTCTTTGTAAACTTTATGAGACACTTGCCGACAACATCCTGTACTTGACGGTCCATGGGTCCTGGGCTACTTACTGGTCCTAAGACCAGGGGagtggtggggcttgggttgggcatttgATGACACGTGTATCTTGAATATTCCCAATCCAAAGCCAAGTTTTAAAGGGGTAtggttggggcttgggttgggcgtggcTGGGCGGGTGGCTATGCCACATCAacaattatttttaatatatatttatatttataattatataaaaaataaacatacatatttaagaaaaaatacataaacatacataataattatcaaaataaaagaCAGTCAttcttcgtcggtttcgaacccaggcATCGTTGAAACGTGTTCCACCAAATCAGCTCGAAGGttctgatgtatatcccttgactttattaaaaattcatttgccgctttatcttcgtctgttatgttacctggttgggggtcatcgtcatcatagtaggtaacgaccgctctaccttcatcatccaaaatcatgttgtgaagaatgatacatgtgtacatcacgtttccaatctgatccttgtcccatagtcgacaaAGAATTGCCAATATTtgccaccttttcttcaaaacaccgaatgctcgctcgacgtctttgcgtgcagccatctggaccctgttaaactttaatctctttggatctgtGGTACCGTGTTTTGTGAACGATTTTACAAAaaccccccactctgggtaaatcccatcaactaggtagtacccgtacacgtactcaaccccgtttacaaagaaacttcctttgggtcctataccatttatccgatcattgaaaagaggcgagtggtttatgatggtaatatcattatgtgaacctggcataccgaagaacgcatgccatatccaaagatcttgggacgcaaccgcttcaagcatgatggctggcaccccgtgaaatccactagtgtgagcaccttgccattgggtaggacaaagttcccagggccatttcatacaatctaaactacctatcatcccgggtagcccatgataatcagtgtgatgttccaatatttgttgcatgtcactgaagg
Coding sequences:
- the LOC110929806 gene encoding ribosome-binding ATPase YchF; protein product: MARIACHHISTLPLKSSFITRTPSLFLPETSLPVAFRRRFSSKISMSLKAGIVGLPNVGKSTLFNAVVENGKAQAANFPFCTIEPNVGIVAVPDPRLQVLSNLSKSQRSVPASIEFVDIAGLVKGASQGEGLGNKFLSHIREVDSILQVVRCFEDNDIVHVNGKVDPKSDIDVINLELAFSDLDQIEKRIEKLKKSKTSNSQVKAKEEAEKSALEKIQATLMDGKPARSVALTDFERESIQHLCLLTMKPVIYVANVAESDLATPESNSYVNNVKELASELKSGIVTVSAQVESELTELPLEERAEFLTSLGVDESGLGNLIRATYNLLGLRTYFTSGEKETKAWTIHAGMTAPQAAGVIHSDFEKGFIRAETVAYNDFVAAGSLSAAREKGLLRSEGKEYVVQEGDVMLFRFNV